The following proteins are encoded in a genomic region of Schistocerca serialis cubense isolate TAMUIC-IGC-003099 chromosome 9, iqSchSeri2.2, whole genome shotgun sequence:
- the LOC126419747 gene encoding basic proline-rich protein-like, whose product MALPLPLPRWLCPCPCLDGSAPAPAPASMALPLPLPLPRCPCPCPCPCLDAPAPAPAPASMPLPLPLPLPRCPCPCPCPCLDAPAPAPAPASMPLPLPLPLPRCPCPCPCLDAPAPAPAPASMALPLPLPRWPCPCPCLDGPAPAPASMALPLPLPRWPCPCPCLDGPAPAPASMALPLPLPRWPCPCPCLDGPAPAPASMALPLPLPRWPCPCPCLDGPAPAPASMALPLPLPRWLCPCPCLDGSAPAPASMALPLPLPRWLCPCPCLDGSAPAPASMALPLPLPRWLCPCPCLDGSAPAPASMALPLPLPRWLCPCPCLDGSAPAPAPASMALPLPLPLPRWLCPCPCPCLDGSAPAPAPASMALPLPLPLPRWLCPCPCPCLDGSAPAPAPASMALPLPLPLPRWLCPCPCPCLDGSAPAPAPASMALPLPLPLPRWLCPCPCPCLDGSAPAPAPASMALPLPLPLPRWLCPCPCPCPDGSAPAPAPASMALPLPLPRWLCPCPCLDGSAPAPASMALPLPLPRWLCPCPCLDGSAPAPASMALPLPLPRWLCPCPCLDGSAPAPASMALPLPLPLPRWLCPCPCLDGSAPAPAPASMALPLPLPLPRWLCPCPCLDGSAPAPASMALPLPLPRWLCPCPCLDGSAPAPASMALPLPLPRWLCPCPCLDGSAPAPASMALPLPLPRWLCPCPCLDGSAPAPASMALPLPLPRWLCPCPCLDGSAPAPASMALPLPLPRWLCPCPCLDGSAPAPASMALPLPLPRWL is encoded by the coding sequence atggctctgcccctgcccctgcctcgatggctctgcccctgcccctgcctcgatggctctgcccctgcccctgcccctgcctcgatggctctgcccctgcccctgcccctgcctcgatgcccctgcccctgcccctgcccctgcctcgatgcccctgcccctgcccctgcccctgcctcgatgcccctgcccctgcccctgcccctgcctcgatgcccctgcccctgcccctgcccctgcctcgatgcccctgcccctgcccctgcccctgcctcgatgcccctgcccctgcccctgcccctgcctcgatgcccctgcccctgcccctgcctcgatgcccctgcccctgcccctgcccctgcctcgatggccctgcccctgcccctgcctcgatggccctgcccctgcccctgcctcgatggccctgcccctgcccctgcctcgatggccctgcccctgcccctgcctcgatggccctgcccctgcccctgcctcgatggccctgcccctgcccctgcctcgatggccctgcccctgcccctgcctcgatggccctgcccctgcccctgcctcgatggccctgcccctgcccctgcctcgatggccctgcccctgcccctgcctcgatggccctgcccctgcccctgcctcgatggccctgcccctgcccctgcctcgatggctctgcccctgcccctgcctcgatggctctgcccctgcccctgcctcgatggctctgcccctgcccctgcctcgatggctctgcccctgcccctgcctcgatggctctgcccctgcccctgcctcgatggctctgcccctgcccctgcctcgatggctctgcccctgcccctgcctcgatggctctgcccctgcccctgcctcgatggctctgcccctgcccctgcctcgatggctctgcccctgcccctgcctcgatggctctgcccctgcccctgcctcgatggctctgcccctgcccctgcccctgcctcgatggctctgcccctgcccctgcccctgcctcgatggctctgcccctgcccctgcccctgcctcgatggctctgcccctgcccctgcccctgcctcgatggctctgcccctgcccctgcccctgcctcgatggctctgcccctgcccctgcccctgcctcgatggctctgcccctgcccctgcccctgcctcgatggctctgcccctgcccctgcccctgcctcgatggctctgcccctgcccctgcccctgcctcgatggctctgcccctgcccctgcccctgcctcgatggctctgcccctgcccctgcccctgcctcgatggctctgcccctgcccctgcccctgcctcgatggctctgcccctgcccctgcccctgcctcgatggctctgcccctgcccctgcccctgcctcgatggctctgcccctgcccctgcccctgccccgatggctctgcccctgcccctgcccctgcctcgatggctctgcccctgcccctgcctcgatggctctgcccctgcccctgcctcgatggctctgcccctgcccctgcctcgatggctctgcccctgcccctgcctcgatggctctgcccctgcccctgcctcgatggctctgcccctgcccctgcctcgatggctctgcccctgcccctgcctcgatggctctgcccctgcccctgcctcgatggctctgcccctgcccctgcctcgatggctctgcccctgcccctgcccctgcctcgatggctctgcccctgcccctgcctcgatggctctgcccctgcccctgcccctgcctcgatggctctgcccctgcccctgcccctgcctcgatggctctgcccctgcccctgcctcgatggctctgcccctgcccctgcctcgatggctctgcccctgcccctgcctcgatggctctgcccctgcccctgcctcgatggctctgcccctgcccctgcctcgatggctctgcccctgcccctgcctcgatggctctgcccctgcccctgcctcgatggctctgcccctgcccctgcctcgatggctctgcccctgcccctgcctcgatggctctgcccctgcccctgcctcgatggctctgcccctgcccctgcctcgatggctctgcccctgcccctgcctcgatggctctgcccctgcccctgcctcgatggctctgcccctgcccctgcctcgatggctctgcccctgcccctgcctcgatggctctgcccctgcccctgcctcgatggctctgcccctgcccctgcctcgatggctctgcctctgcccctgcctcgatggctctga
- the LOC126419749 gene encoding high mobility group nucleosome-binding domain-containing protein 5-like gives MNTTTPNITTSSSEYDHFQRRQGEEGKEKKARRRRQGEEGKEKKARRRRQGEEGKEKKARRRRQGEEGKEKKARRRRQGEEGKEKKARRRRQGEEGKEKKARRRRQGEEGKEKKARRRRQGEEGKEKKARRRRQGEEGKEKKARRRRQGEEGKEKKARRRRQGEEGKEKKARRRRQGEEGKEKKARRRRQGEEGKEKKARRRRQGEEGKEKKARRRRQGEEGKEKKARRRRQGEEGKEKKARRRRQGEEGKEKKARRRRQGEEGKEKKARRRRQGEEGKEKKARRRRQGEEGKEKKARRRRQGEEGKEKKARRRRQGEEGKEKKARRRRQGEEGKEKKARRRRQGEEGKEKKARRRRQGEEGKEKKARRRRQGEEGKEKKARRRRQGEEGKEKKARRRRQGEEGKEKKARRRRQGEEGKEKKARRRRQGEEGKEKKARRRRQGEEGKEKKARRRRQGEEGKEKKARRRRQGEEGKEKKARRRRQGEEGKEKKARRRRQGEEGKEKKARRRRQGEEGKEKKARRRRQGEEGKEKKARRRRQGEEGKEKKARRRRQGEEGKEKKARRRRQGEEGKEKKARRRRQGEEGKEKKARRRRQGEEGKEKKARRRRQGEEGKEKKARRRRQGEEGKEKKARRRRQGKE, from the exons ATGAACACCACGACTCCCAACATTACGACGAGCTCCTCTGAGTACGATCATTTTCAGAG aaggcaaggagaagaaggcaaggagaagaaggcaaggagaagaaggcaaggagaagaaggcaaggagaagaaggcaaggagaagaaggcaaggagaagaaggcaaggagaagaaggcaaggagaagaaggcaaggagaagaaggcaaggagaagaaggcaaggagaagaaggcaaggagaagaaggcaaggagaagaaggcaaggagaagaaggcaaggagaagaaggcaaggagaagaaggcaaggagaagaaggcaaggagaagaaggcaaggagaagaaggcaaggagaagaaggcaaggagaagaaggcaaggagaagaaggcaaggagaagaaggcaaggagaagaaggcaaggagaagaaggcaaggagaagaaggcaaggagaagaaggcaaggagaagaaggcaaggagaagaaggcaaggagaagaaggcaaggagaagaaggcaaggagaagaaggcaaggagaagaaggcaaggagaagaaggcaaggagaagaaggcaaggagaagaaggcaaggagaagaaggcaaggagaagaaggcaaggagaagaaggcaaggagaagaaggcaaggagaagaaggcaaggagaagaaggcaaggagaagaaggcaaggagaagaaggcaaggagaagaaggcaaggagaagaaggcaaggagaagaaggcaaggagaagaaggcaaggagaagaaggcaaggagaagaaggcaaggagaagaaggcaaggagaagaaggcaaggagaagaaggcaaggagaagaaggcaaggagaagaaggcaaggagaagaaggcaaggagaagaaggcaaggagaagaaggcaaggagaagaaggcaaggagaagaaggcaaggagaagaaggcaaggagaagaaggcaaggagaagaaggcaaggagaagaaggcaaggagaagaaggcaaggagaagaaggcaaggagaagaaggcaaggagaagaaggcaaggagaagaaggcaaggagaagaaggcaaggagaagaaggcaaggagaagaaggcaaggagaagaaggcaaggagaagaaggcaaggagaagaaggcaaggagaagaaggcaaggagaagaaggcaaggagaagaaggcaaggagaagaaggcaaggagaagaaggcaaggagaagaaggcaaggagaagaaggcaaggagaagaaggcaaggagaagaaggcaaggagaagaaggcaaggagaagaaggcaaggagaagaaggcaaggagaagaaggcaaggagaagaaggcaaggagaagaaggcaaggagaagaaggcaaggagaagaaggcaaggagaagaaggcaaggagaagaaggcaaggagaagaaggcaaggagaagaaggcaaggagaagaaggcaaggagaagaaggcaaggagaagaaggcaaggagaagaaggcaaggagaagaaggcaaggagaagaaggcaaggagaagaaggcaaggagaagaaggcaaggagaagaaggcaaggagaagaaggcaaggagaagaaggcaaggagaagaaggcaaggagaagaaggcaaggagaagaaggcaaggagaagaaggcaaggagaagaaggcaaggagaagaaggcaaggagaagaaggcaaggagaagaaggcaaggagaagaaggcaaggagaagaaggcaaggagaagaaggcaaggagaagaaggcaaggagaagaaggcaaggagaagaaggcaaggagaagaaggcaaggagaagaaggcaaggagaagaaggcaaggagaagaaggcaaggagaagaaggcaaggagaagaaggcaaggagaagaaggcaaggagaagaaggcaaggagaagaaggcaaggagaagaaggcaagggaaagagtaa